A single window of Macrobrachium nipponense isolate FS-2020 chromosome 31, ASM1510439v2, whole genome shotgun sequence DNA harbors:
- the LOC135206724 gene encoding uncharacterized protein LOC135206724, with translation MRRKSARLLLAFVLLTKGSLTWQHPAGQTQRRASRNVIYFQDEYPVVTRVAGGEDSEIPSGVAAIHGGSRQSDGVHPLPTPPIVIPDKVNTPNREQILWDRIAQLRRQNIQAQQQRRPVSFPDPGVNIAVEDNNLARLFQLCGEFLERCANNEGSVGAAGHRHTLLHDRPVRDQGPHRHGHFHSNFFTPSVRGNFPIWPG, from the exons ATGCGACGGAAATCTGCCAGACTTCTACTCGCGTTTGTTCTACTGACGAAAGGCAGCCTTACTTGGCAACATCCTGCAG GACAAACGCAGAGAAGAGCCTCCAGGAACGTCATATACTTCCAAGATGAGTATCCTGTGGTAACTCGGGTGGCCGGTGGTGAAGACTCGGAAATTCCATCTGGAGTG GCAGCCATTCATGGTGGTTCTAGACAATCAGATGGGGTGCACCCTCTCCCAACACCTCCTATAGTCATTCCGGACAAGGTGAATACACCCAATAGAGAGCAGATCTTATGGGATAGAATCGCCCAGCTTCGACGGCAAAACATTCAAGCGCAGCAGCAAAGGCGGCCTGTATCTTTCCCTGACCCAGGAGTGAACATCGCTGTGGAAGATAATAATTTAGCTAGGCTGTTTCAGCTGTGCGGAGAATTTCTTGAAAGGTGCGCCAATAACGAAGGATCAGTAGGCGCAGCTGGCCATAGACACACGCTCTTGCACGACAGGCCCGTTCGAGACCAGGGTCCGCATCGGCACGGCCATTTTCACTCTAATTTCTTTACACCTTCGGTGCGTGGGAACTTTCCCATATGGCCAGGATAA
- the LOC135206723 gene encoding uncharacterized protein LOC135206723 — translation MPLIARRWTYFILLVLSSTYSLTTQHRQVQYFAGDNLEDLPSRGERRTFPSPTNLEVQELRRFKRFTESRPSNVPSVASIIDSPNQRAQGRPPVVVLDRVNQPPTREQILWRKIAELRAQNRNNPTAPVSQTRGNPVASAPAPGRPPGGHPHPHSRPDGFTLTQSGGTIVINDQDLASTFDRCGQYLEHCLGHVPGHIHGHQHHHHGSTSNGRTAGVSHTPVSFSPGHNHRHHQHNRNPPFMNFNGQQIPVWPG, via the exons ATGCCTCTGATAGCAAGAAGATGGACGTATTTCATTCTTCTGGTCCTTTCGTCAACTTACAGCTTGACAACACAGCATCGCCAAG TTCAATATTTTGCTGGCGATAACCTGGAAGATCTCCCTTCCAGAGGAGAACGACGGACTTTTCCATCGCCAACCAATTTGGAAGTCCAGGAGCTCCGTCGATTCAAACGTTTCACAGAGTCGAGGCCTTCGAACGTTCCGTCTGTG GCATCCATCATCGACAGCCCAAATCAAAGAGCGCAGGGGCGTCCTCCCGTCGTCGTCCTGGACAGAGTAAATCAGCCTCCAACGAGGGAGCAAATTCTGTGGCGAAAGATCGCTGAGCTGCGCGCACAGAACAGAAACAACCCAACTGCACCTGTTTCTCAGACGCGAGGCAATCCAGTTGCTTCAGCGCCCGCTCCGGGGAGGCCGCCAGGAGGTCATCCCCATCCTCACAGCAGGCCAGATGGCTTTACCCTTACTCAGTCCGGGGGCACCATTGTGATAAACGACCAGGACCTAGCGTCAACGTTCGACAGATGTGGACAGTACTTGGAACACTGTCTAGGCCACGTGCCAGGCCATATACATGGACATCAGCATCATCACCACGGTTCTACATCAAATGGACGAACGGCAGGGGTTAGTCATACCCCAGTTAGTTTTTCGCCCGGTCATAATCATCGGCACCACCAGCATAACCGCAACCCTCCTTTCATGAACTTCAATGGTCAACAGATACCTGTCTGGCCAGGCTGA